A single Mixta calida DNA region contains:
- a CDS encoding glycine zipper 2TM domain-containing protein, whose protein sequence is MNKSMIAGMGIGVVAALGVAAVASMNVFNPGPQYAQVISATPIKETIKNPRQECRNVTLTHRRPVQDENRIAGSVLGAVAGGVLGHQFGGGRGKDVATVAGALAGGYAGNQVQGGLQERDTYTTTEQRCKTVYDKQDKMLGYDVTYKIGDQQGKIRMENDPGTRIPLDRNGQLILNSNSNQA, encoded by the coding sequence GTGAATAAATCAATGATAGCGGGTATGGGTATTGGTGTAGTTGCTGCTCTGGGTGTGGCGGCCGTGGCCAGCATGAACGTATTTAATCCTGGCCCCCAATACGCACAGGTTATTTCCGCAACGCCTATCAAGGAAACTATCAAGAATCCGCGTCAGGAGTGCCGCAACGTTACGTTAACTCATCGTCGCCCGGTGCAGGATGAAAACCGCATCGCCGGCTCGGTGCTGGGCGCAGTGGCGGGCGGCGTGCTCGGCCATCAGTTCGGCGGCGGACGCGGCAAGGATGTAGCGACCGTCGCGGGCGCGCTGGCGGGCGGCTATGCCGGCAACCAGGTGCAGGGCGGTCTGCAGGAGCGCGATACCTACACCACGACCGAACAGCGCTGTAAAACCGTCTACGACAAACAGGATAAGATGCTGGGTTACGACGTAACCTACAAAATAGGCGACCAGCAGGGGAAAATTCGTATGGAAAATGACCCCGGCACCCGTATTCCTCTGGACCGTAACGGCCAGTTGATTCTTAACAGCAACAGTAATCAAGCGTAG
- the mfd gene encoding transcription-repair coupling factor → MPEQIRYALPAAAADQRQLGQLTGAACAVECAEMAERHRGLVMLVAPDMQTSLRLQDEIQQFTRQPVISLADWETLPFDSFSPHQDIISSRLSTLYRLPTLTRGVLILPVNTLMQRYCPHDFLHGHALVMHKGQQLSRDRLRAQLEQAGYRHVDQVMEHGEYATRGALLDLFPMGSEQPYRIDFFDDEIDSLRLFDVDSQRTLEEVEAINLLPAHEFPTDKAAIELFRSQWREHFDVLREPEHIYQQVSKGTLPAGIEYWQPLFFEQPLVPLFSYLPRDTLVVSTGDLEASADRFWQDITARFENRRVDPMRPLLPPETLWLHTDQLFAELKQWPRVRMSAEALPDKAANTNLDYQPLPMLAVEPQAKAPLDNLRRFLESFNGAAIFSVESEGRREALQELLARIKLNPKLIQRFDEAAEPGHYLMIGASERGFIDNLRQRALICEGDLLGERVTRRRQETRRTINPDVLIRNLAELHPGQPVVHLEHGVGRYIGLTTLEAGGIKAEYLMLAYANDAKLYVPVSSLHLISRYAGGADENAPLHKLGSDAWSRARQKAAEKVRDVAAELLDIYAQRAAKQGYAFKFDREQYQLFCDSFPFETTPDQAQAIHAVISDMCEPLAMDRLVCGDVGFGKTEVAMRAAFLAVENNKQVAVLVPTTLLAQQHYDNFRDRFANWPVRIEMLSRFRSAKEQAQVLEQASEGKIDILIGTHKLLMSDLKWRDLGLLIVDEEHRFGVRHKERIKAMRADVDILTLTATPIPRTLNMAMSGMRDLSIIATPPARRLAVKTFVREYDHLVVREAILREILRGGQVYYLYNDVENIEKAAQRLTELVPEARIAIGHGQMRERDLERVMNDFHHQRFNVLVCTTIIETGIDIPTANTIIIERADHFGLAQLHQLRGRVGRSHHQAYAWLLTPPPKAMTTDAHKRLEAIASLEDLGAGFALATHDLEIRGAGELLGEDQSGQMESIGFSLYMELLENAVDALKEGREPSLEDLTSNQTDIELRMPALLPDDFIPDVNTRLSFYKRIASADDSRELDDLKVELIDRFGNLPDAARNLLDIAALRLTAQQLGVRRIEASEKGGFIEFAEKNKVDPAWLIGLLQQDPQQWRLDGPTRLKFTRDLTERKLRMSWLRELMEQMQQHTLTG, encoded by the coding sequence ATGCCTGAACAGATTCGCTATGCCCTGCCCGCCGCGGCAGCCGATCAACGCCAGCTGGGACAGCTCACCGGCGCCGCCTGCGCCGTCGAATGCGCGGAGATGGCGGAGCGTCACCGGGGGCTGGTAATGCTGGTTGCGCCGGATATGCAAACCTCGCTGCGGCTGCAGGATGAGATCCAACAGTTTACCCGCCAGCCGGTGATCAGCCTGGCCGACTGGGAAACGCTGCCGTTCGACAGCTTCTCTCCACATCAGGACATCATCTCTTCCCGCCTTTCCACGCTCTATCGCCTGCCAACGCTGACGCGCGGCGTGCTGATCCTGCCGGTCAATACGCTGATGCAGCGCTACTGCCCGCACGATTTCCTGCACGGCCATGCGCTGGTGATGCATAAAGGGCAGCAGCTGTCGCGCGACAGGCTGCGCGCGCAGCTGGAGCAGGCGGGCTATCGCCATGTCGATCAGGTGATGGAGCATGGCGAATACGCCACGCGCGGCGCGCTGCTGGACCTGTTTCCGATGGGCAGCGAACAGCCCTACCGCATCGACTTTTTCGATGACGAGATCGACAGCCTGCGTCTGTTCGACGTCGACAGCCAGCGCACGCTGGAAGAGGTGGAGGCGATCAACCTGCTGCCCGCTCACGAATTTCCGACCGACAAAGCCGCCATCGAGCTGTTCCGCAGCCAGTGGCGCGAACATTTCGACGTGCTGCGCGAGCCGGAGCATATCTATCAGCAGGTGAGCAAGGGCACGCTGCCGGCCGGTATTGAATACTGGCAGCCGCTCTTTTTTGAACAGCCGCTGGTGCCGCTGTTCAGCTATTTGCCGCGCGATACGCTGGTGGTCAGCACCGGCGATCTGGAGGCCAGCGCCGACCGCTTCTGGCAGGATATTACCGCGCGCTTTGAAAACCGCCGCGTCGATCCGATGCGTCCGCTGTTGCCGCCGGAAACCTTATGGCTGCACACCGATCAACTGTTCGCCGAGCTCAAGCAGTGGCCGCGCGTGCGCATGAGCGCCGAGGCGCTGCCGGATAAAGCGGCCAACACCAATCTCGACTATCAGCCGCTGCCCATGCTGGCGGTGGAGCCGCAGGCGAAGGCGCCGCTCGATAATCTGCGTCGCTTCCTGGAAAGCTTTAACGGCGCGGCGATCTTTTCGGTTGAGAGCGAAGGCCGCCGCGAAGCGTTGCAGGAACTGCTGGCGCGCATCAAGCTGAATCCGAAATTGATTCAACGCTTCGACGAGGCCGCCGAGCCGGGTCACTACCTGATGATCGGCGCCAGCGAACGCGGATTTATCGATAATCTGCGCCAGCGCGCATTAATCTGCGAAGGCGACCTGCTGGGCGAACGCGTTACCCGCCGTCGTCAGGAAACGCGCCGCACTATCAACCCCGACGTGTTGATCCGCAACCTGGCGGAACTGCATCCCGGTCAGCCGGTGGTGCATCTGGAGCATGGCGTCGGGCGCTATATCGGCCTGACGACGCTAGAAGCGGGCGGCATCAAGGCGGAATACCTGATGCTGGCTTACGCTAACGACGCCAAGCTCTACGTGCCGGTCTCCTCGCTGCATCTGATTAGCCGTTACGCCGGCGGCGCCGATGAAAACGCCCCGCTGCACAAGCTGGGCAGCGACGCCTGGTCGCGCGCGCGCCAGAAAGCGGCGGAAAAAGTGCGCGACGTGGCGGCGGAACTGCTGGATATCTATGCGCAGCGCGCCGCTAAGCAGGGCTACGCCTTTAAATTTGACCGCGAACAGTATCAGCTGTTCTGCGACAGCTTCCCGTTTGAGACTACGCCGGATCAGGCGCAGGCGATTCATGCGGTGATAAGCGATATGTGTGAGCCGCTGGCGATGGATCGCCTGGTGTGCGGCGACGTCGGCTTCGGCAAAACCGAAGTGGCGATGCGCGCCGCCTTTCTCGCGGTGGAGAACAACAAGCAGGTGGCGGTGCTGGTGCCCACCACCCTGCTGGCGCAGCAGCACTATGATAACTTCCGCGACCGCTTCGCCAACTGGCCGGTGCGCATTGAGATGCTTTCACGCTTCCGCAGCGCCAAAGAACAGGCGCAGGTGCTGGAGCAGGCAAGCGAAGGCAAAATTGATATTCTGATCGGCACGCACAAGCTGCTGATGAGCGACCTGAAATGGCGCGATCTGGGGCTGCTGATCGTCGATGAGGAGCACCGCTTCGGCGTGCGTCACAAGGAGCGCATCAAAGCGATGCGCGCCGACGTCGATATCCTGACGCTGACCGCGACCCCGATTCCGCGTACGCTGAATATGGCGATGAGCGGAATGCGCGATCTGTCGATTATCGCTACCCCGCCCGCCCGACGTCTGGCGGTGAAAACCTTTGTGCGCGAATACGATCATCTGGTGGTGCGCGAGGCGATCCTGCGTGAAATTTTGCGCGGCGGCCAGGTCTACTATCTCTATAACGACGTGGAGAATATCGAAAAGGCGGCGCAACGGCTGACGGAACTGGTGCCGGAGGCGCGCATCGCTATCGGACACGGGCAGATGCGCGAGCGCGATCTGGAGCGGGTGATGAACGATTTCCATCATCAGCGTTTCAACGTGCTGGTGTGCACCACCATCATTGAAACCGGCATCGATATTCCGACCGCCAACACCATTATTATCGAACGCGCCGACCATTTCGGCCTGGCGCAGCTGCATCAGCTGCGCGGACGCGTTGGCCGTTCGCACCACCAGGCGTACGCCTGGCTGCTGACGCCGCCGCCGAAAGCGATGACCACCGACGCGCATAAACGTCTGGAGGCGATCGCCTCGCTGGAGGATTTAGGGGCAGGGTTCGCGCTGGCGACGCACGACCTGGAAATCCGCGGTGCGGGCGAGCTGTTGGGCGAAGATCAGAGCGGCCAGATGGAAAGCATCGGCTTCTCGCTCTATATGGAGCTGCTGGAGAACGCCGTCGATGCGCTGAAAGAGGGACGAGAGCCGTCGCTGGAGGACCTCACCAGCAATCAGACCGATATCGAGCTGCGTATGCCTGCGCTGCTGCCGGACGATTTTATCCCCGACGTCAATACGCGTCTTTCCTTCTACAAGCGTATCGCCAGCGCGGACGACAGCCGCGAGCTGGACGATTTGAAAGTGGAGTTGATCGACCGCTTCGGCAACCTGCCCGATGCGGCGCGCAACCTGTTGGATATCGCCGCGCTGCGCCTGACCGCGCAGCAGCTCGGCGTGCGCCGTATCGAAGCCAGCGAGAAAGGCGGCTTTATCGAGTTCGCCGAGAAGAACAAAGTGGACCCGGCCTGGCTGATCGGCCTGTTGCAGCAGGACCCGCAGCAGTGGCGGCTGGATGGTCCGACGCGCCTGAAATTCACGCGCGATCTGACCGAACGCAAGCTGCGCATGAGCTGGCTCCGTGAACTGATGGAGCAGATGCAGCAACATACGCTGACCGGTTAA
- the lolD gene encoding lipoprotein-releasing ABC transporter ATP-binding protein LolD — MSDSILLQCDQLCKRYQEGSVQTNVLRDVSFTMRPGEMMAIVGSSGSGKSTLLHLLGGLDAPTSGDVLFNGRALSSMSSAQKAELRNRELGFIYQFHHLLPDFTALENVAMPLLIGKKSKPEAQERAMAMLNAVGLAKRAAHRPSELSGGERQRVAIARALVNNPRLVMADEPTGNLDARNADAIFDLLGELNVRQGTAFLVVTHDLHLAKRLPAQREMRDGQLSDHVTLAGAL; from the coding sequence ATGAGTGATTCAATTCTGTTGCAGTGTGACCAGCTGTGCAAACGCTATCAGGAAGGGAGCGTGCAGACAAACGTGTTACGCGACGTCAGTTTCACTATGCGGCCCGGCGAAATGATGGCGATTGTCGGCAGCTCCGGCTCCGGCAAAAGCACCCTGCTGCATCTGCTGGGCGGCCTGGACGCGCCTACATCCGGCGATGTGCTGTTCAACGGCCGCGCCTTAAGCAGCATGAGTTCCGCGCAGAAAGCGGAGCTGCGCAACCGCGAGCTGGGCTTTATCTATCAGTTCCACCATCTGCTGCCCGACTTTACCGCGCTGGAAAACGTGGCGATGCCGCTGCTGATCGGTAAAAAAAGCAAGCCGGAGGCGCAGGAGCGGGCGATGGCGATGCTGAACGCCGTCGGCCTGGCGAAACGCGCCGCGCACCGTCCCTCCGAGCTTTCCGGCGGCGAACGTCAGCGCGTGGCGATCGCGCGCGCGCTGGTCAACAATCCTCGTCTGGTGATGGCGGACGAGCCGACCGGTAACCTGGATGCGCGCAATGCCGACGCCATTTTCGATCTGTTGGGTGAGCTGAACGTGCGCCAGGGCACCGCGTTTCTGGTGGTGACGCATGACCTGCATCTGGCGAAGCGCCTTCCCGCGCAGCGTGAGATGCGCGACGGCCAGCTTAGTGACCATGTCACGCTGGCGGGAGCGTTGTAA
- the lolE gene encoding lipoprotein-releasing ABC transporter permease subunit LolE, with product MASLSLLLATRFSGGRRRGGMVSLISVISTLGIALGVAVLIVGLSAMNGFERELNNRILAVVPHGEIEPVNGQLADWRQLLPRMAQVPGIAAAAPYINFTGLVESGAKLQAIQVKGVDPAQETKLSALPQFVQNNAWASFSAGKQQIIIGSGVAKSLGIRQGDWLIIMIPNSDGQNKLLQPKRIRLQVSGILQLSGMLDHSLALVPLADAQHYLDMADNVTGIALKMTDPFNAVKLVRDAGEVTRAYVYIRSWIGTYGYMYRDIQMIRAIMYLAMVLVIGVACFNIVSTLVMAVKDKSSDIAVLRTLGAKDGLIRAIFVWYGLRAGLLGSLSGVVVGVLAALNLTRLIRGFEQLTGHHFLSGDIYFIDFLPSELHWLDVASVLATAIVLSLVASWYPARRASRIDPARVLSGQ from the coding sequence ATGGCGTCTCTTTCTTTACTATTGGCGACGCGCTTCAGCGGCGGACGGCGGCGCGGCGGCATGGTGTCGCTGATTTCAGTGATCTCCACGCTGGGCATCGCGCTTGGCGTGGCGGTGCTGATCGTCGGCCTCAGCGCGATGAACGGCTTTGAGCGCGAACTGAATAACCGCATTCTGGCGGTGGTGCCGCATGGCGAAATCGAACCGGTCAACGGCCAGCTGGCGGACTGGCGGCAGCTGCTGCCGCGCATGGCGCAGGTGCCGGGCATCGCCGCCGCCGCGCCCTATATTAATTTTACCGGGCTGGTGGAGAGCGGGGCGAAGCTGCAGGCGATTCAGGTGAAAGGGGTCGATCCCGCGCAGGAAACGAAGCTCAGCGCGCTGCCGCAGTTTGTGCAGAACAACGCCTGGGCTAGCTTCAGCGCCGGTAAGCAGCAGATTATTATCGGCAGCGGCGTGGCGAAATCGTTAGGCATTCGCCAGGGCGACTGGCTGATCATCATGATCCCCAACAGCGACGGGCAGAATAAGCTTCTGCAACCGAAGCGCATTCGTCTGCAGGTCAGCGGCATCTTGCAGCTGAGCGGCATGCTCGATCACAGTCTGGCGCTGGTGCCGCTGGCCGACGCGCAGCACTATCTGGATATGGCGGATAACGTCACGGGCATCGCGCTGAAAATGACCGATCCCTTTAACGCGGTGAAGCTGGTGCGCGACGCTGGCGAGGTGACGCGCGCCTATGTTTATATCCGTAGCTGGATCGGCACCTATGGCTATATGTATCGCGATATTCAAATGATCCGCGCAATTATGTACCTGGCGATGGTGCTGGTGATCGGCGTCGCCTGTTTTAATATCGTTTCCACGCTGGTGATGGCGGTGAAAGATAAAAGCAGCGATATCGCCGTGCTGCGCACGCTGGGAGCGAAGGATGGCCTGATCCGCGCCATCTTCGTCTGGTACGGTCTGCGCGCCGGGCTGCTCGGCAGCCTGAGCGGCGTGGTGGTGGGCGTGCTGGCGGCGCTGAACCTGACGCGGCTGATCCGTGGGTTCGAACAGCTGACCGGGCATCATTTTCTTTCCGGCGATATCTACTTTATCGACTTCCTGCCGTCGGAGCTGCACTGGCTCGACGTGGCCTCGGTGCTGGCGACCGCTATCGTGCTGAGCCTTGTGGCGAGCTGGTATCCGGCGCGGCGCGCCAGCCGCATCGATCCGGCGCGGGTGTTGAGCGGGCAATGA
- the nagK gene encoding N-acetylglucosamine kinase, giving the protein MFYGFDMGGSKIALGVYDAQRQQIWSKRVATPRDDYAQLLAAFTDLTAEADAFTGTRGSVGVGVPGLIDPDDGTLFTANVPAARGRALGRDLSRLLGREVRVDNDANCFALSEAWDDEFQACPVVLGLILGTGVGGGLVVEGKPVSGRSFVTGEMGHMRLPIDALAVLGQDIPLPQCGCGKRGCIELFLSGQGFAWLFHHFYQQTLSAEAIAERYYQGDRQAQEHTARFRALLAVCLGNLLTLIDPHLVVLGGGLSNFDALYDGLAEQVKPHLLPVAKPPRFARARHGDAGGMRGAAFLHLR; this is encoded by the coding sequence ATGTTCTACGGCTTTGATATGGGCGGCAGTAAAATCGCGCTCGGCGTCTATGATGCGCAGCGCCAGCAGATATGGAGCAAGCGCGTCGCCACGCCGCGCGACGACTATGCGCAGCTGCTGGCGGCCTTTACCGACCTGACGGCGGAGGCGGACGCCTTCACCGGCACGCGCGGAAGCGTCGGCGTCGGCGTGCCGGGACTGATCGATCCTGACGACGGCACGCTGTTTACCGCCAACGTGCCGGCGGCGCGCGGGCGGGCGCTGGGCCGCGATCTCAGCCGTCTGCTGGGGCGCGAGGTGCGGGTCGATAACGACGCCAACTGTTTCGCCCTCTCCGAGGCCTGGGACGATGAGTTTCAGGCCTGTCCGGTGGTGCTGGGCTTGATCCTCGGCACCGGCGTCGGCGGCGGACTGGTGGTGGAGGGCAAGCCGGTTTCCGGCCGCAGCTTCGTTACCGGCGAAATGGGCCACATGCGCCTGCCGATCGACGCGCTGGCGGTGCTGGGCCAGGATATTCCGCTGCCCCAGTGCGGCTGCGGCAAGCGCGGCTGTATTGAACTGTTTCTCTCCGGTCAGGGCTTCGCCTGGCTGTTCCATCATTTTTATCAGCAAACGCTCAGTGCCGAAGCGATCGCCGAGCGCTATTATCAGGGCGATCGGCAGGCGCAGGAACATACCGCGCGTTTCCGCGCGCTGCTGGCGGTGTGCCTCGGCAATTTGCTGACGCTGATCGATCCGCACCTGGTGGTGCTGGGCGGCGGATTATCCAATTTCGATGCGCTTTATGACGGGCTGGCGGAGCAGGTGAAACCGCACCTGCTGCCGGTCGCAAAGCCGCCACGCTTTGCTCGCGCGCGTCATGGGGACGCAGGGGGAATGCGCGGCGCCGCATTCCTGCATCTCAGGTAA
- the cobB gene encoding Sir2 family NAD+-dependent deacetylase: MRTPRRRLRIARFRKTRRKMHQRFRQRIFERDRNAELAARPQPRVVVLTGAGISAESGIRTFRADDGLWEEHRIEDVATPEGFARDPALVQAFYNARRRQLQQPEIQPNAAHLALAELESVLGDNFLLVTQNIDNLHERAGSQRVLHMHGELLKVRCEMSGQVLEWTGDLSADDRCHCCQFPARLRPHVVWFGEMPLGMDKIYQALSEADYFLAIGTSGHVYPAAGFVHEAKLQGVHTVELNLEPSQVGSQFAEKHYGLASEVVPAWVEKFQKGLYRLV, encoded by the coding sequence ATGCGCACACCCCGTCGCCGTTTACGCATCGCGCGCTTTCGTAAAACCAGGCGCAAGATGCACCAGCGTTTCCGGCAGCGTATTTTTGAACGCGATCGTAATGCTGAGCTGGCGGCGCGTCCCCAGCCGCGGGTCGTGGTGTTGACCGGCGCAGGCATTTCCGCCGAGTCGGGCATTCGCACCTTCCGCGCCGATGATGGGCTGTGGGAGGAGCATCGCATCGAGGATGTCGCCACGCCGGAAGGGTTCGCCCGCGATCCGGCGCTGGTACAGGCGTTCTACAATGCGCGCCGCCGCCAGCTGCAACAGCCGGAGATTCAGCCGAACGCCGCGCATCTGGCGCTGGCGGAGCTGGAATCGGTGCTGGGCGATAATTTCCTGCTGGTGACGCAGAATATCGATAACCTGCACGAACGCGCCGGCAGCCAGCGCGTGCTGCATATGCATGGCGAACTGCTGAAGGTGCGCTGTGAAATGAGCGGGCAGGTACTGGAGTGGACCGGCGACCTCAGCGCCGACGACCGCTGCCACTGCTGTCAGTTTCCGGCGCGTCTGCGGCCGCACGTGGTCTGGTTCGGCGAAATGCCGCTGGGTATGGATAAGATTTACCAGGCGCTCTCGGAGGCGGACTATTTTCTCGCTATCGGCACCTCCGGGCATGTCTATCCGGCGGCCGGTTTTGTCCATGAGGCGAAGTTGCAGGGCGTGCATACCGTCGAGCTGAATCTGGAACCGAGTCAGGTGGGCAGCCAGTTCGCTGAAAAACACTACGGGCTGGCGAGCGAAGTGGTGCCCGCCTGGGTGGAGAAATTTCAGAAAGGACTTTACCGCCTGGTCTGA
- the potD gene encoding spermidine/putrescine ABC transporter substrate-binding protein PotD yields the protein MKKWGYWLAAGALALGLQSAQAADDGKTLYFYNWTEYVPPGLLEQFTKETGIKVIYSTYESNESMYAKLKTYKDGAYDLVVPSTYFVAKMRNEGMIQKIDKSKLSNFSNLDPNLLNKPFDPNNDYSIPYIWGATAIGVNTDAMDAKSVTRWSDLWKPEYKQSLLLTDDAREVFQMALRKLGYSGNTRDAKEINAAYEELKKLMPNVLAFNSDNPGNPFMEGEVNLGMIWNGSAYVARQAGTPLEIVWPKEGGIFWMDSLAIPANAKNKEGALKLINFLLRPDVAAQVAETIGYPTPNLAAKKLLPANVANDPSLYPSEDVIKNGEWQDDVGDASVQYEMLFQKLKAGR from the coding sequence ATGAAGAAATGGGGTTACTGGCTGGCGGCTGGGGCGCTGGCGTTAGGCTTACAGAGCGCGCAGGCCGCTGACGACGGCAAAACGCTTTATTTCTACAACTGGACGGAGTACGTGCCGCCGGGGCTGCTGGAGCAGTTCACCAAAGAGACCGGCATCAAGGTGATCTACTCCACCTATGAGTCGAACGAAAGCATGTACGCCAAGCTGAAAACCTATAAAGACGGCGCGTACGATCTGGTGGTGCCTTCCACCTACTTCGTGGCGAAAATGCGCAACGAAGGAATGATCCAGAAGATCGACAAAAGCAAACTGTCAAACTTCAGCAACCTCGACCCGAATCTGCTGAACAAACCGTTCGATCCGAATAACGACTATTCAATTCCCTATATCTGGGGCGCTACCGCTATCGGCGTCAATACCGATGCGATGGATGCGAAAAGCGTCACCCGCTGGAGCGACCTGTGGAAGCCGGAATATAAGCAGAGCCTGCTGCTGACCGACGACGCGCGCGAAGTGTTCCAGATGGCGCTGCGCAAGTTAGGCTACTCCGGCAATACCCGCGACGCCAAAGAGATCAACGCCGCTTACGAAGAGCTGAAAAAACTGATGCCGAACGTGCTGGCGTTCAACTCCGATAATCCGGGCAACCCCTTTATGGAAGGCGAAGTCAACCTGGGGATGATCTGGAACGGCTCGGCTTACGTAGCGCGTCAGGCAGGCACGCCGCTGGAGATTGTCTGGCCGAAAGAGGGCGGCATTTTCTGGATGGACAGCCTGGCGATTCCGGCCAATGCGAAAAACAAAGAGGGTGCGCTGAAGCTGATTAACTTCCTGCTGCGCCCGGACGTGGCGGCGCAGGTGGCGGAAACCATCGGCTATCCGACGCCGAACCTGGCGGCGAAAAAACTGCTGCCGGCCAACGTGGCTAACGATCCATCGCTCTATCCGTCTGAAGACGTGATTAAAAACGGCGAGTGGCAGGATGATGTCGGCGACGCCAGCGTGCAGTATGAGATGCTGTTCCAGAAGCTGAAAGCGGGCCGTTAA
- the potC gene encoding spermidine/putrescine ABC transporter permease PotC, with protein MMGKTLRSGFMFLIYAWLYIPIVILIVNSFNASRFGINWQGFSTQWYALLMNNDSLIQAAKHSLIMGVLSATFATLIGALTAVALYRYRFRGKPFVSGMLFVVMMSPDIVMAISLLVLFMLLGISLGFWSLLVSHITFCLPFVVITVYSRLKGFDVRMLEAARDLGASEVTILRKIILPLAIPAVAAGWLLSFTLSMDDVVVSSFVTGPGFEILPLKIYSMVKVGVSPEVNALATILMVLSLLLVAGSQLLLRDKTK; from the coding sequence ATAATGGGCAAAACCTTACGCAGCGGCTTTATGTTTCTCATTTACGCCTGGCTGTATATTCCGATCGTGATTTTGATCGTCAACTCCTTCAACGCCTCGCGTTTCGGCATTAACTGGCAGGGCTTCAGCACCCAGTGGTATGCGTTGTTGATGAACAACGACAGTCTGATCCAGGCGGCGAAGCATTCGCTGATCATGGGCGTGCTTTCCGCCACCTTCGCCACGCTGATCGGCGCGCTGACGGCGGTGGCGCTCTATCGCTACCGTTTTCGCGGCAAGCCGTTCGTCAGCGGCATGCTGTTTGTGGTGATGATGTCGCCCGATATCGTGATGGCGATTTCGCTGCTGGTGCTGTTTATGCTGCTGGGGATCTCGCTGGGCTTCTGGTCGCTGCTGGTGTCGCACATCACCTTCTGTCTGCCGTTTGTGGTGATCACCGTCTATTCACGTCTGAAAGGGTTCGACGTGCGGATGCTGGAGGCGGCGCGCGATCTCGGCGCCAGCGAAGTGACGATTCTGCGTAAAATCATTCTGCCGCTGGCGATACCGGCGGTGGCGGCGGGCTGGCTGCTCAGCTTTACCCTGTCGATGGACGATGTCGTGGTCTCCTCCTTCGTCACCGGTCCGGGCTTCGAGATCCTGCCGCTGAAAATTTACTCGATGGTCAAGGTCGGCGTCTCGCCGGAGGTGAACGCGCTGGCGACGATCCTGATGGTGCTGTCGCTGCTGCTGGTGGCGGGCAGTCAGCTGTTGCTGCGTGATAAAACAAAATAG
- the potB gene encoding spermidine/putrescine ABC transporter permease PotB, which translates to MKIMRNRFQKTIITLIVGWLVLFVFLPNLMIIATSFLTRDDANFVRMALTFDNYTRLLDPLYATVLLHSLNMALIATLCCLLLGYPFAWCLTKLPTRIRPVMLFLLIVPFWTNSLIRIYGLKIFLSTRGWLNEFLLWLGVIDKPFRIMYTSEAVVLGLVYILLPFMVMPLYSSLEKLDKPCLEAARDLGASKLQTFWRIILPLTMPGIVAGCLLVLLPAMGLFFVADLMGGAKNLLIGNVIKSQFLNIRDWPFGAATSIVLTLVMGLMLLFYWRAARMLNKKVELE; encoded by the coding sequence ATGAAAATAATGCGTAACCGTTTCCAGAAAACGATTATCACGCTGATTGTCGGCTGGCTGGTGCTGTTTGTCTTTCTGCCGAACTTAATGATTATCGCCACCAGCTTCCTGACGCGTGATGACGCCAACTTCGTGCGCATGGCGCTGACGTTTGATAACTACACCCGGCTGCTCGATCCGCTCTACGCTACGGTGCTGCTGCATTCGCTGAATATGGCGTTGATCGCCACGCTCTGCTGCCTGCTGCTCGGCTATCCTTTCGCCTGGTGTCTGACAAAGCTGCCCACGCGCATTCGCCCGGTAATGCTGTTTCTGCTGATTGTCCCCTTCTGGACCAACTCGCTGATCCGTATCTACGGCCTGAAAATTTTCCTCAGCACGCGCGGCTGGCTGAACGAGTTTCTGCTGTGGCTGGGCGTTATCGATAAGCCCTTCCGTATTATGTATACCTCGGAGGCGGTGGTGCTGGGGCTGGTCTATATTCTGCTGCCCTTTATGGTGATGCCGCTCTACTCCAGTCTGGAGAAGCTGGACAAGCCCTGCCTGGAAGCGGCGCGCGATCTCGGCGCCAGCAAGCTGCAAACCTTCTGGCGCATTATTCTGCCGCTGACCATGCCGGGCATCGTCGCTGGCTGCCTGCTGGTGCTGCTGCCGGCGATGGGGCTGTTCTTCGTCGCCGATCTGATGGGCGGCGCGAAAAATCTGCTGATCGGCAACGTGATCAAGAGCCAGTTCCTCAATATCCGCGACTGGCCGTTCGGCGCCGCCACCAGCATCGTACTGACGCTGGTGATGGGGCTGATGCTGCTTTTCTACTGGCGCGCGGCGCGCATGCTGAATAAGAAAGTGGAGCTGGAATAA